The following proteins come from a genomic window of Natronosalvus vescus:
- the pheA gene encoding prephenate dehydratase has protein sequence MTAVTLGPEGTYSHRATRAIDDDIVFRQSVTDIVAAVASGEFERGVIPIENSIEGSVTESLDAVAEYDIAVVREIVTPIRHALLAQDRDFETIASHSQALAQCRTYLEREHPDATLEAVASTAQGVEYAREDPTVAGIGHPDNAGNGLEVLAADIQDQTSNATRFFAVAPVAHRSTAGGKTSLVVYPNANYPGLLLELLKPFAERDINLSRVESRPSGERLGDYVFHIDIAGGLYEDRTQAALEELETLADKGWVRRLGSYDLEHVVD, from the coding sequence ATGACAGCCGTCACGCTTGGGCCCGAAGGTACCTACTCCCATCGCGCCACGCGAGCGATCGACGACGACATCGTCTTTCGCCAGTCCGTCACCGACATCGTCGCCGCCGTCGCCAGCGGCGAGTTCGAGCGCGGCGTCATCCCCATCGAGAACAGCATCGAAGGGAGCGTCACCGAGAGCCTCGACGCCGTCGCCGAGTACGACATCGCCGTCGTCCGCGAGATCGTCACGCCGATCCGCCACGCCCTGCTCGCACAGGATCGCGACTTCGAGACCATCGCCAGCCACTCCCAGGCGCTGGCTCAGTGTCGCACCTACCTCGAGCGCGAGCATCCCGACGCCACCCTCGAGGCCGTGGCCAGCACCGCCCAGGGCGTCGAGTACGCCCGCGAGGATCCCACCGTCGCCGGCATCGGCCACCCCGACAACGCCGGCAACGGCCTCGAGGTGCTCGCCGCCGACATCCAGGATCAGACCTCGAATGCGACGCGGTTTTTCGCCGTCGCGCCAGTCGCCCATCGTTCGACTGCCGGGGGCAAGACCTCACTCGTCGTCTATCCGAACGCGAACTACCCCGGTCTGTTGCTCGAGTTGCTCAAGCCCTTCGCCGAGCGTGACATCAACCTGAGCCGCGTCGAATCTCGACCCAGCGGCGAGCGCCTGGGCGATTACGTCTTCCACATCGACATCGCCGGCGGACTCTACGAGGATCGAACGCAGGCGGCGCTCGAGGAACTCGAAACGCTCGCCGATAAGGGATGGGTTCGCCGCCTCGGGTCGTACGACCTCGAGCACGTCGTCGACTGA
- a CDS encoding DUF547 domain-containing protein encodes MSTQLDPLSISGDLLYTVKTGGDRSALRDRLAAFDRSQLERALRGRPQKLAFWLNCYNAYVQILLEDDPSLLDGSALDRWRFFARDRIPIAGVWLSLDDIEHGMLRSSKHPWGMGYLPRLFPSTFERRFRLESVDPRIHFALNCGTESCPPVAVYSPSDVESELEIATEWFLEENVSYDSDEGVARVPRVFLWYRGDFGGSDGIGSFLERYDVISGDADPAIEYDEHDWSIELGDYRQ; translated from the coding sequence ATGTCGACGCAGCTCGATCCGCTCTCGATATCGGGCGACCTCCTCTATACGGTGAAGACGGGCGGCGACCGCTCTGCACTTCGGGATCGGCTCGCGGCGTTCGACCGCTCCCAGCTCGAGCGAGCGTTGCGGGGTCGACCCCAGAAACTCGCGTTCTGGCTCAACTGTTACAACGCCTACGTCCAGATCCTGCTCGAGGACGACCCCTCGTTGCTCGACGGCTCCGCCCTCGACCGATGGCGTTTTTTCGCCCGCGACCGCATTCCGATCGCCGGCGTCTGGCTCAGCCTCGACGACATCGAACACGGTATGCTTCGGTCGTCGAAACACCCCTGGGGAATGGGGTATCTACCCCGGCTCTTTCCCTCGACGTTCGAACGTCGGTTCCGCCTCGAGTCGGTCGACCCACGGATTCACTTCGCGCTCAACTGCGGCACCGAAAGCTGCCCACCGGTTGCGGTCTACTCGCCGAGCGACGTCGAGTCCGAACTCGAGATCGCGACCGAGTGGTTCCTCGAGGAGAACGTGAGCTACGATTCGGACGAGGGTGTCGCTCGCGTCCCACGGGTGTTCCTCTGGTATCGCGGCGATTTCGGGGGCTCTGACGGAATTGGGTCGTTCCTCGAGCGGTACGACGTGATTTCGGGGGACGCAGATCCGGCGATCGAGTACGACGAACACGACTGGTCGATCGAGCTGGGCGATTATCGCCAGTGA
- a CDS encoding Hsp20/alpha crystallin family protein, whose translation MRRNPFDDLEEMLDRVSKQIEAGVGGDLSVPGSVAVDVVDNVDEYVVTADLPGFETNDIELTLSEGTLRLEADHETDTSEEHDQYLRRERSRRSVTRRLHLPEPVDEENVSATYNNGVLTVTLPKLEESDDSRQIDIE comes from the coding sequence ATGCGACGAAATCCGTTCGACGACCTCGAAGAGATGCTCGACCGTGTCAGCAAACAGATCGAAGCGGGCGTCGGCGGCGACCTCTCCGTTCCCGGCTCGGTCGCCGTCGACGTGGTCGACAACGTCGACGAATACGTCGTGACTGCCGACCTCCCGGGCTTCGAGACCAACGACATCGAACTAACGCTCTCGGAGGGGACGCTCCGACTCGAGGCCGACCACGAAACCGACACCAGCGAGGAACACGACCAGTACCTTCGGCGTGAGCGCTCGCGTCGCTCGGTTACTCGACGGCTCCACCTCCCGGAGCCGGTCGACGAGGAGAACGTCTCCGCAACCTACAACAACGGCGTGCTGACCGTGACGTTGCCGAAACTCGAGGAGTCCGACGACTCGCGGCAGATCGACATCGAGTAA
- a CDS encoding LAGLIDADG family homing endonuclease, whose amino-acid sequence MAQAGNSELVDAFEQFFRNYYDNEIKQLAQRYPNEQRSLYIDWQDLYRFDPNLADDFINQPEQLQRYAEEALRLYDLPIDVSLGQAHVRIRGLPDTESPEIRDIRARYMNKLVQVRGIIRKATDVRPKIEEAAFECQLCGTLNRIPQSTGDFQEPHECQGCERQGPFRVNFDQSEFVDSQKLRIQESPEGLRGGETPQAIDVNIEDDITGEVTPGDHVSAVGVLRLEQQGNQQEKSPIFDFYMEGMSVAVDEEQFEDMDITDEDKKQIYEISRQEDVYEQMVGSIAPAIYGYDDEKLAMMLQLFSGVTKQLPDGSRIRGDLHMLLIGDPGTGKSQMLSYIQNIAPRSVYTSGKGSSSAGLTAAAVRDDFGDGQQWTLEAGALVLADQGIAAIDELDKMRCVTGDTFVHTGNGIKQIRELAHESVTEGSIEELQNGRTIRYVDTDVWTMTEDGKLVRRDVLAIHEYDAPTELCEVELESGEKLTTTVDHPFFVLDEGCRTERQAQHLCENDWVYVPSTIPTEITDGGVSVLPDPHPVPEKSTVTEAHGAVLGYLAGDGNIFYNRQAGSYGFRFTNKEEQLLSDFEAACEDAFDTQAVRHPSEQRSDGVETVHVHGKQYVDELFESGANLEIFDGKRLPKGVTTASRETKAAFVRALADSEGTIGERAVKIYSSSYELLLGTKMLLLEFGVASQIQTREREDKRDVFVLAITAHRSLAAFNRHIGFTLDRKQRALERACERTTGNRTIIDVLPECGDLFEQARGALRLFQSECGLEHDSTYCNFENGDANASLRLAKQILETFEERKEAAGEHYDELASQTTWKRLDELRERYHVSQRELVAEMSLSQPHISACWGRDPDLRGRVRHRLRELLEIPASVTLEPLQNVIEADVKWRRVASVRSVDSEAHTDTTVRVLEHRLADELGMNSTESVREQARSLIQSNTSPETWDELRAELDAYGISFQRVATEMDVAGSTVSRWFSGAVDVNNFATVQSVCDQLIESKRQRLTELCESIDRRDRPRVYDLTVDGTHNFIANGMVVHNSEDRSAMHEALEQQKISVSKAGINATLKSRCSLLGAANPKYGRFDQYEPIGEQIDLEPALISRFDLIFTVTDQPDEEKDRNLAEHILKTNYAGELTTQQQQMPSLDVSTEEIESMTEKVDPVIDADLLRKYIAYSKQNCHPRMTEEARDAIRDFYVDLRSKGTDEDAPVPVTARKLEGLVRLSEASARVRLSDTVELSDAERVIEIVRSCLQDIGVDPETGEFDADIVEAGTSKSQRDRIKNIKQLISDIEEEYDDGAPIDVVLERAGEIGMDESKAEHEIEKLKQKGEVYEPSTNNLRTT is encoded by the coding sequence ATGGCGCAAGCGGGCAACTCCGAACTCGTCGATGCTTTCGAGCAGTTCTTCCGCAACTACTACGACAACGAGATCAAGCAGCTCGCCCAGCGGTACCCCAACGAACAGCGGTCGCTCTACATCGACTGGCAGGATCTCTACCGCTTCGATCCGAACCTCGCCGACGACTTCATCAACCAGCCCGAACAGCTCCAGCGCTACGCCGAGGAGGCCTTGCGGCTGTACGACCTTCCAATCGACGTCAGTCTCGGCCAGGCACACGTTCGCATCCGCGGACTTCCCGACACCGAGTCGCCGGAGATTCGCGACATTCGAGCCCGGTACATGAACAAGCTCGTGCAGGTTCGCGGGATCATCCGGAAAGCGACCGACGTCCGCCCGAAAATCGAGGAGGCCGCCTTCGAGTGCCAGCTCTGTGGCACGCTCAACCGCATCCCGCAGTCGACCGGCGACTTCCAGGAACCCCACGAGTGTCAGGGCTGTGAGCGACAGGGCCCCTTCCGGGTCAACTTCGACCAGTCGGAGTTCGTCGACTCCCAGAAACTTCGCATTCAGGAGAGTCCGGAAGGGCTCCGCGGCGGGGAGACCCCGCAGGCAATCGACGTCAACATCGAGGACGACATCACGGGCGAAGTGACCCCCGGCGACCACGTTTCGGCCGTCGGTGTGCTCCGCCTCGAGCAACAGGGCAACCAGCAGGAGAAGTCCCCCATCTTCGACTTCTACATGGAGGGGATGTCCGTCGCGGTCGACGAAGAGCAGTTCGAGGACATGGACATCACCGACGAGGATAAAAAGCAGATCTACGAAATCTCCCGCCAGGAGGACGTCTACGAGCAGATGGTCGGTTCCATCGCGCCGGCCATCTACGGCTACGACGACGAGAAACTCGCGATGATGCTCCAGCTCTTTTCGGGCGTGACGAAACAGTTGCCCGATGGCTCGAGGATCCGTGGGGACTTACACATGCTGCTTATTGGTGATCCTGGTACGGGTAAGAGCCAGATGCTCAGTTATATCCAGAACATCGCCCCCCGATCTGTCTACACATCGGGGAAGGGTTCGTCCTCGGCCGGGCTTACCGCTGCAGCTGTGAGAGATGATTTCGGCGACGGCCAGCAGTGGACGCTCGAGGCCGGAGCACTCGTTTTGGCTGACCAGGGGATCGCGGCGATTGACGAGTTGGACAAGATGCGGTGTGTTACCGGTGACACGTTCGTTCACACTGGGAACGGGATCAAACAAATCCGTGAACTTGCACACGAGTCGGTAACTGAGGGCTCAATCGAAGAACTTCAGAACGGACGGACGATTCGCTATGTCGATACGGACGTCTGGACAATGACCGAGGACGGAAAACTCGTCAGACGCGACGTCCTTGCCATTCACGAATATGACGCACCAACTGAACTGTGTGAGGTCGAATTGGAGAGTGGAGAGAAGCTGACGACGACGGTTGACCATCCCTTCTTCGTTCTGGACGAAGGGTGCCGAACGGAGCGTCAAGCGCAGCATCTTTGCGAGAATGACTGGGTATACGTTCCGAGTACGATTCCAACAGAAATCACGGATGGCGGTGTCAGTGTGTTACCTGACCCCCATCCGGTGCCTGAGAAGAGCACCGTAACCGAGGCTCATGGTGCCGTTTTGGGTTATCTTGCAGGAGATGGAAATATCTTCTACAACCGACAGGCGGGGAGTTACGGCTTCCGCTTTACGAACAAAGAAGAGCAACTCTTGAGCGACTTCGAAGCAGCTTGTGAGGATGCGTTCGATACACAAGCTGTCCGGCATCCAAGCGAGCAGCGGAGTGACGGCGTCGAAACGGTTCATGTTCACGGCAAACAGTACGTTGACGAACTCTTCGAATCGGGTGCGAATCTCGAAATTTTCGATGGAAAACGACTTCCGAAGGGGGTCACTACTGCCTCTCGAGAGACCAAAGCTGCCTTCGTTCGTGCCCTCGCGGATTCGGAAGGGACAATCGGCGAACGGGCCGTCAAAATCTATTCATCCAGCTATGAGCTACTCCTCGGAACGAAGATGCTCCTCCTCGAGTTTGGGGTCGCGAGCCAAATACAGACACGAGAGCGTGAAGACAAAAGAGATGTCTTCGTTCTCGCGATCACGGCTCACCGGTCGCTTGCAGCCTTCAATCGACATATCGGGTTCACTCTCGACCGAAAACAGCGCGCGTTAGAGCGGGCATGTGAACGAACGACTGGGAATCGAACGATCATAGACGTTCTTCCCGAATGCGGTGACTTGTTTGAACAGGCCCGTGGAGCCCTTCGTTTGTTCCAATCTGAGTGCGGTCTCGAACATGATTCGACGTACTGTAACTTCGAAAACGGTGATGCCAACGCCTCACTGCGACTTGCGAAACAGATACTCGAGACGTTCGAGGAGCGAAAGGAAGCTGCAGGTGAGCACTACGATGAACTGGCCTCCCAAACTACGTGGAAACGACTCGACGAACTACGAGAACGATATCACGTCTCACAACGTGAATTGGTCGCAGAAATGTCTCTCTCCCAGCCGCACATATCCGCTTGTTGGGGACGTGATCCCGATCTCAGAGGACGAGTTCGTCACCGCCTGCGTGAGCTACTCGAAATCCCTGCGTCGGTCACTCTCGAGCCACTCCAGAACGTGATCGAGGCCGACGTGAAGTGGCGTCGAGTCGCGTCAGTTCGATCGGTTGACTCTGAAGCACATACAGACACGACGGTTCGGGTTCTCGAACATCGCCTCGCCGACGAACTTGGTATGAACAGTACGGAATCTGTTCGTGAGCAGGCACGTTCGTTGATCCAAAGCAATACATCGCCCGAAACGTGGGACGAACTCAGAGCGGAACTCGACGCGTATGGGATTTCATTCCAGCGCGTTGCAACGGAGATGGACGTGGCTGGGTCGACGGTATCCCGATGGTTCTCGGGTGCTGTCGATGTCAATAATTTCGCCACCGTTCAGTCTGTCTGTGACCAACTGATCGAGTCGAAGCGACAGCGTCTCACGGAGCTATGTGAATCGATCGATCGAAGAGACCGCCCGCGAGTGTACGACCTCACAGTCGACGGGACGCACAACTTCATCGCGAACGGAATGGTCGTCCACAACTCCGAAGACCGCAGTGCCATGCACGAGGCCCTCGAGCAACAGAAGATCTCGGTCTCGAAGGCGGGGATCAACGCCACGCTCAAGTCCCGCTGTTCGTTGCTCGGCGCAGCGAACCCCAAGTACGGCCGGTTCGACCAGTACGAACCCATCGGCGAGCAGATCGACCTCGAGCCGGCGCTCATCTCGCGGTTCGACCTGATCTTCACGGTCACCGACCAGCCCGACGAGGAGAAAGATCGCAACCTCGCCGAGCACATCCTGAAGACGAACTACGCGGGTGAGTTGACCACCCAGCAACAGCAGATGCCATCCCTCGACGTCTCGACCGAGGAGATCGAGTCGATGACGGAGAAGGTCGATCCGGTGATCGACGCCGACCTGTTGCGCAAGTACATCGCCTACTCGAAGCAGAACTGTCACCCGCGGATGACCGAGGAGGCCAGGGACGCGATCCGGGACTTCTACGTCGACTTGCGTTCGAAGGGAACCGACGAGGACGCGCCGGTGCCGGTCACGGCCCGGAAGCTCGAGGGCCTTGTCAGGCTGTCGGAAGCCAGCGCTCGGGTTCGCCTCTCGGACACGGTCGAACTCTCGGATGCGGAGCGGGTGATCGAAATCGTCCGGTCGTGTCTCCAGGACATCGGCGTCGATCCCGAAACGGGGGAGTTCGACGCCGACATCGTCGAGGCCGGGACGTCGAAGTCCCAGCGTGACCGGATCAAGAACATCAAACAGCTCATCAGCGACATCGAGGAGGAGTACGACGACGGCGCCCCGATAGACGTCGTGCTGGAGCGGGCTGGCGAGATCGGGATGGACGAGTCGAAGGCCGAACACGAAATCGAGAAGCTCAAACAGAAAGGCGAGGTGTACGAGCCGAGCACGAACAATTTGCGGACGACGTGA
- a CDS encoding DUF7504 family protein — MEPSLPESVDAPSNVLLVHRTHRAAPACQELCTSCVDAAELRVTFADTEPTRGPIASDGPAKLGIVSVGDVLRATETAAGPDYTAPFVVDAIDDPTDLSTLGVKISEFCEHWGDDYQITVCFHSLDMLLRHATPKTVFQFVYVLTNRLSSVGALAHFHLDPTAHDDRIVSTFGSIFDDVVVDESVQVDLPEATDEEVASLLEEWDDSDDDAWDTTAAQVSQEATDDDIARLLGN, encoded by the coding sequence ATGGAACCGAGTCTTCCCGAATCAGTCGACGCCCCATCGAACGTGTTGCTCGTCCACCGTACACACCGGGCAGCACCAGCCTGCCAGGAACTCTGTACATCCTGTGTGGACGCTGCAGAGCTTCGCGTGACGTTCGCCGATACCGAGCCAACGCGCGGCCCGATCGCCAGCGACGGCCCGGCGAAACTGGGCATCGTCTCCGTCGGGGACGTCCTCCGTGCAACGGAGACCGCGGCGGGCCCGGATTACACCGCCCCGTTCGTCGTCGACGCCATCGACGACCCGACCGATCTCAGCACCCTTGGCGTGAAGATCAGCGAATTCTGCGAACACTGGGGCGACGACTATCAGATCACGGTCTGTTTTCACTCCCTCGATATGCTGTTGCGCCACGCCACACCCAAGACGGTGTTTCAGTTCGTCTACGTTCTCACCAACCGACTCTCGAGCGTCGGTGCGCTCGCACACTTTCACCTCGACCCGACGGCACACGACGACCGCATTGTCTCGACGTTCGGCTCGATATTTGACGACGTCGTCGTCGACGAGAGCGTCCAGGTCGATCTCCCTGAAGCGACGGACGAGGAAGTTGCCTCGCTGCTCGAGGAGTGGGACGATAGTGATGACGACGCGTGGGACACCACGGCGGCCCAGGTGTCACAGGAAGCGACTGACGACGATATCGCTCGCTTGCTCGGCAACTGA
- a CDS encoding AI-2E family transporter, translating into MNRSRGTLLVFIAILVVLSAQLILPYLQYVLAAVLLAFVLSPLQRRLEGRVSPTIAAFALVILALLGFILPVLVVIAVVAQDALRVFEEADPDAFPPEPLESLAERFGIDLEAAIFDSARDVGAMAAERSLEVVTGVTHIMIGIGLALFLLYYFLKDGDDLLAWLKEVTPIPEPVQQELFDELEEVTWAVLAGHVLIAIIEGSIAGIALFATGIPNALFWTMVMIVLSLIPLVGAFLVWGPAAIYLLVIGEPVLAVALTVYSAIVVGVADDYLRPIVVDRYADLNPAVIIVGVLGGVTAFGLMGLFFGPVLLGALVATLSIFNEHYDDL; encoded by the coding sequence GTGAACCGCTCGAGAGGGACGCTGCTGGTCTTCATCGCGATCCTGGTCGTGCTGTCGGCACAGCTCATTTTGCCGTACCTGCAGTACGTGCTGGCAGCCGTCTTGCTCGCGTTCGTCCTGTCGCCGCTCCAGCGACGTCTCGAGGGGCGGGTTTCCCCGACGATCGCGGCATTTGCGCTCGTGATCCTCGCGTTGCTCGGATTCATCCTCCCCGTGCTCGTGGTCATCGCGGTCGTCGCTCAGGACGCACTGCGGGTGTTCGAGGAGGCCGACCCCGACGCGTTCCCACCGGAACCCCTCGAGAGCCTCGCCGAGCGGTTCGGAATCGACCTCGAGGCGGCGATATTCGACAGTGCTAGGGACGTCGGCGCGATGGCGGCCGAACGCAGCCTCGAGGTCGTCACCGGAGTCACCCATATCATGATCGGGATCGGACTGGCGCTCTTTCTCCTCTACTACTTCCTGAAAGACGGCGACGACCTCCTCGCGTGGCTGAAAGAGGTCACGCCGATTCCGGAGCCCGTCCAGCAGGAGCTGTTCGACGAACTCGAGGAGGTGACCTGGGCGGTGCTCGCGGGACACGTCCTGATCGCGATCATCGAGGGCTCCATTGCGGGGATCGCCCTGTTCGCGACGGGCATTCCGAACGCGCTGTTCTGGACGATGGTGATGATCGTCCTCTCGCTGATCCCGCTGGTCGGCGCGTTTCTGGTCTGGGGGCCGGCAGCCATCTACCTCCTTGTGATCGGTGAACCCGTGCTCGCGGTCGCGCTCACCGTCTACAGCGCCATCGTCGTTGGCGTCGCCGACGACTACCTGCGACCGATCGTCGTCGACCGGTACGCCGACCTCAATCCGGCCGTGATCATCGTCGGCGTCCTGGGCGGCGTCACCGCGTTCGGCCTGATGGGGCTGTTTTTCGGCCCCGTCCTCCTCGGTGCGCTCGTCGCCACCCTCTCGATATTTAACGAACACTACGACGACCTGTGA